One window of the Salminus brasiliensis chromosome 1, fSalBra1.hap2, whole genome shotgun sequence genome contains the following:
- the slc35d3 gene encoding solute carrier family 35 member D3: MERATELCKGRMLGISVAIAHGVFSGSLNILLKFLITTYHFTYLTLIQCMTSTTAALTLETLRRLGKVDIPPFSLHLAKVFASVCVLSTLQSTLTLWSLRGLSLPMYVVFKRCLPLVTLGIGVCVLRNGTPSVGVVVAVLITTGGAALAGAGDLTGDPFGYVTGILAVIIHASYLVLIQKTGADSEYGPLTAQYTIAIVASPVLLVCSFVSMDAIDMWTFEGWKNPFITGIFCSCIFIGCAMNFTTLHCTYINSAVTTSFVGVVKSIATITVGMLAFSDVEPTKLFIAGVVVNTIGSITYCVVKYYETKKKLNYQDMDAAAKDDEPPGEPYVDPPPKADGELESFANGSLSGAFSGNDLSPVHDNKVAESIELERPAFLENEQPSQSLSDNYVGVWRSVRTLKFLKRDTLLENMEVQSP; the protein is encoded by the exons ATGGAGCGCGCCACGGAACTTTGCAAGGGCCGCATGCTGGGAATCTCGGTGGCCATTGCGCACGGAGTGTTCTCGGGCTCCCTCAACATCCTGCTGAAATTCCTCATCACCACCTACCACTTCACCTACCTCACCCTCATCCAGTGCATGACCAGCACCACGGCGGCGCTCACGCTCGAGACTCTGCGCAGGCTGGGCAAGGTGGACATCCCGCCCTTCAGCTTGCACCTGGCCAAAGTTTTCGCCAGCGTGTGCGTGCTGTCCACACTGCAGTCCACGCTGACCCTGTGGTCTCTGAGGGGGCTTAGCTTGCCAATGTACGTGGTCTTCAAGCGCTGCCTGCCTTTGGTCACGCTGGGCAtcggagtgtgtgtgctgaggaACGGGACGCCCAGTGTTGGGGTGGTCGTGGCGGTGCTCATCACAACCGGAGGGGCAGCGTTGGCAG GTGCTGGCGACCTCACGGGTGACCCCTTTGGCTATGTGACAGGCATTTTAGCTGTGATTATCCACGCTTCCTACCTCGTGCTCATCCAAAAGACTGGAGCAGATAGCGAATATGGCCCATTAACTGCGCAGTACACTATCGCCATAGTGGCCTCCCCTGTACTGCTTGTTTGCTCCTTTGTGAGCATGGATGCCATTGACATGTGGACGTTTGAGGGCTGGAAGAACCCCTTCATCACAGGAATCTTCTGCTCCTGCATCTTCATTGGCTGTGCCATGAACTTCaccacactgcactgcacctaCATCAACTCGGCCGTGACCACCAGCTTTGTGGGAGTTGTTAAAAGCATTGCAACCATTACTGTGGGCATGCTGGCCTTCAGCGATGTGGAGCCCACCAAACTGTTTATAGCAGGTGTAGTAGTTAACACCATTGGCTCTATCACTTACTGCGTGGTGAAGTACTACGAGACCAAGAAGAAACTCAACTATCAGGATATGGATGCGGCAGCCAAGGACGACGAACCACCTGGAGAGCCATACGTAGATCCACCCCCAAAAGCTGATGGAGAATTGGAAAGTTTCGCTAATGGCAGCCTGAGTGGAGCGTTCAGTGGCAATGACCTGAGTCCAGTCCATGACAACAAAGTAGCAGAGTCCATAGAGTTAGAAAGACCAGCATTTCTGGAGAACGAGCAACCCAGTCAGTCTTTAAGTGACAATTATGTTGGTGTCTGGAGGTCAGTTCGCACCTTAAAGTTTCTAAAGAGGGACACCTTACTCGAGAACATGGAGGTGCAAAGTCCTTGA